The following coding sequences lie in one Spinacia oleracea cultivar Varoflay chromosome 1, BTI_SOV_V1, whole genome shotgun sequence genomic window:
- the LOC110800449 gene encoding putative disease resistance protein RGA4 — MAEAIVSDVVVKLLEYLGESVVEDIAPYFNRRKKLKELEQLMGMIQARLLDAERLREEENEALIKLWLKRLKQVFYRLEDLFEEVVVADQDNEKIPRGKLTKPLHGCSSCLSPFKVNKKMALEGKASMEELKAITSEMHCLNLIVHSVDVQPSVSLVSRRETHSFMLEEEVIGRDADKKEITAMILDCDIEGGSISVIPIVGIGGLGKTTLAQLVFNDDNIQKHFELKVWACISQVSSLEEVARNILKSVNRSDCHQLNMEQLQCGLREAVNDKKFLLVLDDWDEDRERWLCLRRLLCGCRRGSKLIVTSRSRVVADNMGTVEPYELGVLQEDMSWTLFKSLAFKQGQDGNNEHLTSIGKQIVRKCGHVPLAIRTIAGLLYVKDTEQEWENFKESFLKPLRNHETPEDVGNGYFMDLLRRSFFQDVSRNEYGEIISCKMHDLMNDLAKKIIDNTVWHASFTADSTWNPPPWLLAAKKIRSLLLTTYSLSFYVPNINEIFSSLRCLRALDLPRVDSDNLPDSIRGLKHLRYLRLSVSSNTLPECITGLRNLQTLDLRECRWLRELPRGFHKLTSLRHLHFRSSNALIDMPPGFELLTTLQTLDLFAVGEYTGLDALASLNDLAGKLKIRFSEHDRKAVSVDTGETLRGKKLTSLELTWWALRNGELACKSDEVEDELALNCLQPPPSLKRLQIEGWRGARNRRM; from the exons atgGCAGAAGCCATAGTATCCGATGTAGTTGTGAAGCTTCTTGAATATCTCGGGGAATCAGTTGTTGAGGATATAGCGCCTTATTTCAATAGGAGAAAGAAACTAAAAGAGTTAGAGCAATTGATGGGGATGATCCAAGCTCGGCTTCTTGATGCAGAGAGGctaagagaagaagaaaatgaagCTTTGATAAAGCTGTGGCTGAAAAGGCTCAAGCAAGTATTCTACCGACTGGAAGACTTGTTCGAAGAGGTCGTTGTGGCTGATCAAGACAATGAGAAAATTCCTAGAGGTAAGCTTACAAAACCGCTGCATGGTTGTTCTTCATGCTTAAGTCCctttaaagtaaataaaaagaTGGCTTTAGAAGGCAAAGCTAGTATGGAGGAGTTGAAAGCCATTACATCCGAAATGCACTGCCTAAACCTGATAGTGCATTCTGTTGATGTACAGCCTTCTGTTAGTCTGGTGAGTAGGAGAGAAACACACTCTTTCATGTTGGAGGAAGAGGTAATTGGGAGAGATGCTGATAAAAAGGAAATTACAGCAATGATTTTAGACTGTGATATTGAAGGAGGAAGTATCTCAGTTATCCCGATTGTTGGGATTGGTGGGTTAGGAAAAACAACTCTCGCTCAACTTGTCTTTAATGATGATAATATTCAAAAGCATTTTGAGCTTAAAGTTTGGGCTTGCATTTCTCAAGTCTCCAGTTTGGAAGAGGTAGCAAGAAATATTCTGAAATCCGTAAATCGAAGTGATTGCCATCAGCTGAACATGGAGCAGCTTCAATGTGGCCTTCGGGAAGCTGTCAATGATAAGAAATTCCTGCTTGTATTGGATGATTGGGATGAAGATCGAGAGAGATGGTTGTGTTTGAGGCGTTTGCTATGTGGCTGTAGAAGGGGTAGCAAACTAATTGTGACCTCTAGATCTAGAGTGGTGGCTGATAACATGGGTACAGTTGAACCCTATGAATTAGGGGTCCTGCAAGAAGACATGTcctggactttgtttaaaagcCTTGCATTTAAGCAGGGACAAGACGGGAATAATGAGCATCTGACCAGCATTGGCAAACAGATTGTTAGAAAATGTGGCCATGTTCCACTTGCTATAAGGACTATTGCTGGTCTTCTTTATGTTAAAGATACGGAGCAAGAGTGGGAGAATTTCAAGGAAA GCTTCCTTAAGCCATTGAGGAATCATGAAACTCCAGAGGATGTTGGTAATGGATACTTCATGGATCTACTGAGGAGATCTTTTTTTCAAGACGTTAGTAGAAATGAGTATGGAGAGATAATAAGCTGCAAAATGCACGATTTGATGAATGACTTGGCCAAAAAG ATCATTGATAATACTGTTTGGCATGCAAGCTTTACTGCTGATTCAACATGGAATCCTCCTCCATGGTTGCTAGCTGCAAAGAAAATCCGTTCTCTTCTTCTGACCACCTACAGCCTTTCATTTTATGTACCAAATATTAATGAAATCTTTTCAAGTTTGAGGTGCTTACGCGCATTGGACTTGCCCCGGGTAGATAGTGATAACCTTCCAGATTCCATAAGGGGTCTGAAGCACTTAAGGTATCTAAGACTCAGTGTCTCGTCTAATACTCTTCCTGAATGCATCACGGGGCTACGGAACTTGCAGACATTGGATCTCCGAGAATGCCGGTGGCTTAGAGAACTTCCAAGGGGGTTTCATAAATTGACCAGCCTTAGGCACTTGCATTTCAGAAGTTCTAATGCATTGATTGATATGCCGCCTGGATTTGAGCTATTAACAACTCTTCAAACATTGGACTTATTTGCTGTCGGAGAATATACAGGGTTAGATGCACTGGCTAGCTTGAATGATCTTGCTGGAAAATTAAAAATCCGCTTTTCAGAACATGATAGGAAAGCTGTATCAGTAGACACAGGGGAAACTTTGAGGGGAAAGAAGCTAACTAGCCTGGAATTAACATGGTGGGCGTTGCGGAATGGGGAACTAGCTTGTAAATCTGACGAGGTAGAAGATGAGTTGGCTCTGAATTGCTTACAGCCCCCACCGTCTCTCAAAAGGCTACAAATTGAGGGGTGGAGGGGAGCAAG AAATCGCAGGATGTGA
- the LOC110800450 gene encoding cation/H(+) antiporter 15 codes for METILRLISSDSTHPGTFVLFLGVALAVTAFPVLARVLAELKLINTKIGRIAMSSALVNDICAWVLLALAIALAETSSSSLTSVWVILSSAAFVVVCIFLVRPAIMWMVRRTPEGEPFSDFYICLILTGVMISGFITDAIGTHSVFGAFVFGLIIPNGPLGVTLIEKLEDSVSGLLLPLFFAISGLKTDVRQVGDFKVWRNLMLVIILACSGKVAGTTAVAYFYNMPIREGITLGLLMNTKGLVEMIVLNVGKDQKVIDDASFSIMVISALIMTGLIAPLVTAIYRPARRSVAYKRRTIQKSKPDAELKVLTCIHTPRNVPTIINLLEASHPTRRSPICVYVLHLVELTGRASAMLIVHNTRKSGRPALNRTQAQSDHIINAFENYEQHALTGSVSVQPLTAISPYNSMHEDICHLAQEKRVAFIIIPFHKQQTVDGGMESTNPAFRTINQNLLANAPCSVGILVDRGLSGSTRLAANQVSHNIAVLFFGGPDDREALAYALRMSEHPTITVTVMRFIPGDDASRAATVEPSREPGDPRVLTVITDAEQDKQLDEEYINDFRSKTTNSESITYTERIVNNGEETVASIRAIETVHDLYIVGRGQGMISPLTAGLTDWSECPELGAIGDMLASSDFAATSSVLVVQQYVGLGPQHESPATPDSPTAPDLDEQLNAGLHQQRQQPGKGQNAFNL; via the exons ATGGAAACAATTCTGAGGTTAATTTCTTCTGATAGCACCCACCCTGGAACCTTTGTGCTTTTCCTTGGTGTCGCTCTCGCTGTTACCGCCTTCCCTGTGCTAGCTCGTGTTCTTGCAGAGCTCAAGCTTATCAATACCAAGATAGGTCGAATTGCCATGTCATCAGCACTTGTCAATGATATTTGTGCTTGGGTGCTCTTAGCCTTAGCCATAGCCCTAGCCGAGACCAGCTCTTCGAGTTTGACTTCAGTCTGGGTGATTCTCTCGAGTGCCGCCTTTGTGGTGGTGTGTATCTTCTTGGTTCGACCCGCAATCATGTGGATGGTCCGTCGTACACCTGAGGGTGAACCGTTCAGTGATTTTTACATATGCCTTATACTCACAGGGGTTATGATATCAGGGTTTATTACTGATGCTATAGGAACACATTCTGTGTTTGGGGCCTTTGTTTTTGGACTTATCATCCCAAATGGACCTTTAGGTGTAACCCTTATTGAAAAGCTTGAAGATTCTGTATCAGGACTtctacttcctctgtttttcgCCATCAGTGGTCTTAAGACTGATGTTCGTCAAGTTGGCGACTTTAAAGTCTGGCGTAATCTGATGCTTGTCATCATATTGGCTTGTTCTGGAAAGGTTGCTGGCACCACTGCTGTCGCTTACTTCTACAACATGCCAATCCGTGAAGGAATCACCCTCGGCTTGCTCATGAACACCAAAGGTCTTGTTGAAATGATCGTCCTAAACGTTGGAAAGGACCAAAAG GTAATagatgatgcatcattttcGATCATGGTGATATCAGCATTGATAATGACTGGTCTGATTGCTCCCCTGGTCACCGCTATTTACCGGCCAGCAAGAAGATCTGTAGCATACAAGAGAAGAACCATACAGAAATCAAAACCAGACGCAGAACTCAAAGTATTGACTTGCATTCACACACCAAGGAATGTGCCGACCATAATAAATCTACTGGAAGCCAGCCACCCAACCAGAAGATCCCCAATATGTGTGTACGTGCTACATTTAGTAGAACTAACAGGGCGAGCATCAGCAATGCTCATAGTGCACAATACCAGAAAGTCAGGTCGACCAGCTCTCAACAGAACACAAGCTCAATCAGATCATATCATCAATGCCTTTGAAAATTATGAGCAGCATGCTCTAACTGGGTCTGTCTCGGTTCAGCCTTTGACAGCCATTTCTCCCTATAACTCAATGCATGAAGATATTTGTCATTTAGCACAGGAAAAACGAGTGGCCTTTATTATTATCCCCTTCCATAAGCAACAAACTGTGGATGGGGGAATGGAATCAACAAATCCAGCTTTTAGAACTATAAACCAGAATTTATTAGCCAACGCACCTTGCTCGGTTGGGATCCTTGTTGATAGAGGGCTAAGTGGGTCGACCCGTTTGGCTGCAAACCAGGTGTCACACAACATAGCAGTGCTCTTCTTTGGTGGGCCTGATGACAGGGAGGCACTTGCATATGCATTGAGGATGTCAGAACATCCAACCATCACTGTAACTGTAATGCGATTCATACCAGGTGATGATGCTTCTAGAGCAGCAACCGTGGAGCCAAGTCGTGAGCCTGGGGACCCGCGAGTGCTGACTGTGATAACTGATGCCGAACAAGACAAGCAACTGGATGAAGAATATATCAATGACTTCAGATCGAAGACAACCAACAGCGAATCAATCACATACACGGAGAGAATTGTAAACAATGGGGAAGAAACAGTGGCTTCAATAAGAGCAATAGAAACTGTTCACGATCTATACATAGTGGGAAGAGGACAAGGCATGATATCACCGCTTACAGCCGGTCTAACAGATTGGAGTGAATGTCCTGAACTTGGAGCAATTGGGGACATGTTAGCATCATCAGATTTTGCAGCAACAAGCTCTGTTCTAGTGGTGCAACAATATGTTGGTTTAGGGCCACAACATGAGTCTCCAGCAACTCCTGACAGCCCCACTGCTCCAGATCTTGATGAGCAATTAAACGCAGGATTACACCAGCAAAGACAACAACCAGGAAAGGGCCAGAATGCCTTCAATCTCTAA